Proteins encoded by one window of Pseudomonas sp. LS44:
- a CDS encoding SDR family oxidoreductase, giving the protein MRVLITGAAGFIGQQVLADLSAHYPDWTLIAADIRALGQQWLKPNLESVTLDISQPQQVHDCIAAWQPQAIVHLASVVTPPPGMNEAQLHAIDVGGTRAVLKAALANGVEQLIVTSSGAAYGYFPENAEWIDEEDPLRGHAQFAYAKHKREVEQLLAQARRQQPELKQLVLRPGTILGKRVNNQITDMFKKHSVMGIRGSDSRFVFIWDQDVVSIIRQGLERSSAGIYNLAGDGALSLREIAQILGKPYRALPACLIAGALRVLKPLGLTQYGPEQLDFLRYRPVLANRRLKEEFGYRPRYTSREAFMAFLAAQGVEAYGALVPRL; this is encoded by the coding sequence ATGCGTGTCCTGATTACCGGTGCGGCCGGCTTCATCGGCCAGCAGGTGCTCGCCGATCTCAGTGCCCACTATCCCGACTGGACCCTGATCGCCGCCGACATCCGCGCCTTGGGCCAGCAGTGGCTGAAACCCAATCTCGAGAGCGTGACCCTGGACATCAGCCAGCCGCAGCAGGTGCATGATTGCATCGCCGCCTGGCAGCCGCAGGCCATCGTCCACCTGGCCTCGGTGGTGACGCCGCCGCCGGGCATGAACGAAGCGCAGCTGCATGCTATCGACGTCGGTGGCACCCGTGCGGTGCTGAAGGCGGCGCTGGCCAATGGCGTCGAGCAATTGATCGTCACCAGTTCCGGCGCGGCCTATGGCTATTTTCCGGAGAACGCCGAATGGATCGACGAGGAAGATCCGTTGCGCGGCCATGCGCAGTTCGCCTACGCCAAGCACAAGCGCGAAGTCGAACAGTTGCTGGCCCAGGCGCGCCGCCAGCAGCCAGAGCTCAAGCAGTTGGTGCTGCGCCCGGGGACCATCCTCGGCAAGCGGGTCAACAACCAGATCACCGACATGTTCAAGAAGCATTCGGTGATGGGCATCCGCGGTAGCGACAGCCGCTTCGTGTTCATCTGGGACCAGGATGTGGTGAGCATTATTCGCCAAGGCCTGGAGCGCTCATCCGCGGGCATCTACAACCTGGCCGGCGACGGTGCGCTGAGCTTGCGCGAGATCGCGCAGATTCTCGGCAAACCCTATCGGGCGTTGCCCGCCTGCCTGATCGCCGGCGCGCTGCGGGTGCTCAAGCCGCTCGGCCTGACCCAGTACGGTCCCGAACAGCTGGATTTTCTGCGCTATCGCCCGGTGCTGGCCAACCGGCGCCTGAAGGAAGAATTCGGCTATCGCCCGCGCTACACCAGCCGCGAAGCGTTTATGGCCTTTTTGGCGGCGCAGGGTGTGGAGGCATATGGCGCCCTGGTCCCCCGGCTATAG
- a CDS encoding AraC family transcriptional regulator, which produces MSTSPIDNQHVSVSASLTLAVLHAGQRLGVARDELLSACGLTEQQLSDPDARVPFAVQEQLWQQLSSRLALAEPGLALGQHLAPGPFSVLGYLLQSSATLGDALAAGLRYQRLVGEGGELLLSERGAELHLVYRPLHAELPATRARVLALMAFWVQMMVPLLDDFELLRAEFVHAEPEQLMPYAEVFGCPLRFQAVDYALVLPARLLSVALIQANPPLQQLLRQHAEALLARLPSEGLIARVVTLLGAQLAHGEPDRAELARNLNLSERTLQRRLADEGSSYQQLLSDTRRQLAERHLRDGQLPAAEIAVLLGYSEPSVFFRAFRHWTGLTPGEYRARYSGQV; this is translated from the coding sequence ATGAGCACGTCCCCGATCGATAACCAGCATGTTTCCGTCAGCGCCAGCCTGACCCTTGCCGTGCTGCATGCCGGGCAGCGCCTCGGCGTGGCGCGCGACGAGTTGCTCAGCGCCTGCGGCCTGACCGAGCAGCAATTGAGCGACCCGGATGCCCGCGTGCCCTTCGCCGTCCAGGAGCAACTCTGGCAGCAGCTGTCCAGCCGTCTGGCGCTGGCCGAGCCGGGCTTGGCGTTGGGCCAGCATCTGGCGCCGGGGCCGTTCAGCGTGCTCGGCTATCTGCTGCAAAGCAGCGCCACCTTGGGCGACGCCCTGGCCGCCGGCCTGCGTTATCAGCGCCTGGTCGGTGAAGGCGGCGAACTGCTACTGAGCGAACGCGGCGCCGAACTGCATCTGGTCTATCGGCCGCTGCATGCCGAGCTGCCGGCTACCCGAGCGCGGGTACTGGCGTTGATGGCGTTCTGGGTGCAGATGATGGTGCCACTGCTGGATGACTTCGAGCTGCTGCGCGCCGAGTTCGTGCATGCCGAGCCGGAGCAGCTGATGCCGTATGCCGAAGTATTTGGTTGTCCGCTGCGCTTCCAGGCCGTGGACTACGCCCTGGTGCTGCCGGCGCGGCTGCTGTCGGTGGCGCTGATCCAGGCCAATCCACCGCTGCAGCAGCTGCTCCGCCAGCATGCCGAAGCGCTGCTCGCGCGACTGCCCAGCGAAGGCTTGATCGCCCGGGTGGTGACCCTGCTCGGCGCGCAGCTGGCACATGGCGAACCGGACCGCGCTGAGCTGGCGCGTAACCTCAACCTCAGCGAGCGCACGCTGCAGCGGCGCCTGGCCGACGAGGGCAGCAGCTATCAGCAATTGCTCAGCGACACCCGCCGCCAGCTCGCCGAACGCCATCTGCGCGACGGCCAGTTGCCGGCGGCCGAGATCGCCGTGCTGCTCGGCTATTCCGAACCCAGCGTGTTCTTTCGCGCCTTCCGCCACTGGACTGGCCTGACTCCGGGCGAATACCGCGCGCGCTATAGCGGCCAGGTTTAA
- a CDS encoding Na/Pi cotransporter family protein: MLTLLNLLSAVTLLIWGTHIVRTGILRVFGTQLRRALSHTMNKRPLAFVAGIGVTALVQSSNATALLVTSFAAQGLMALTPALAIMLGADVGTALMARVLTLDLSWLSPLLIFLGVIFFLSRKQTRAGQLGRVAIGLGLIILALELIVAAAAPITQAQGIKVLFASLTGDLLLDALVGALFALISYSSLAAVLLTATLAGASLISLPVAIGLVIGANIGSGVLALLSAGMQTAAGRRVALGSLLYKLIGLLLIIPVLHPLAQWMDGLKLSPQGLVISFHLLYNSLRCVLMLPTVRAMARFCTWLLPERAPLNDMSKARYLDPTALQLPGLALANAVRETLRIGDLIDAMLSNFLEVLRGGQPALSRELRRLDDEVDALYSAVKLYLARIDQESLSEREKRRWAEIIELAVNLEQAGDLIERMLCKVQDQKTAQRRDFSAHGLEELATLHVQLIANLHLGLAVFVYGDHESARQLLREKRRFRAQERRLAHAHVSRLHHQNLQSIETSSLHLELIAEMKRLNSLFCSSAYAVLEGHDTGALASGARDEASEGVPSSS; encoded by the coding sequence ATGCTGACCCTGCTCAATCTGCTGTCTGCCGTGACTCTGCTGATCTGGGGCACGCACATCGTCCGGACCGGCATCCTGCGGGTGTTCGGCACACAGCTGCGGCGCGCCCTCAGCCACACCATGAACAAGCGGCCGCTGGCGTTTGTCGCCGGTATCGGCGTGACCGCGCTGGTGCAGAGCAGTAACGCCACCGCCCTGCTGGTCACCTCGTTTGCCGCCCAGGGTTTGATGGCCCTGACCCCGGCGCTGGCGATCATGCTCGGCGCCGACGTCGGCACCGCGTTGATGGCGCGGGTGCTGACCCTCGATCTGTCGTGGCTGTCACCGCTGCTGATCTTCCTCGGGGTGATCTTCTTTCTCTCGCGCAAGCAGACCCGCGCCGGACAGCTGGGCCGGGTCGCCATCGGTTTGGGGCTGATCATCCTGGCCCTGGAGTTGATCGTCGCGGCCGCCGCACCGATCACCCAGGCCCAAGGCATCAAGGTGCTGTTCGCCTCGCTGACCGGTGACCTGCTGCTCGATGCGTTGGTCGGCGCCCTGTTCGCCTTGATTTCCTACTCGAGCCTGGCCGCCGTGCTGCTCACCGCGACCCTGGCCGGCGCCTCGCTGATCAGCCTGCCAGTGGCCATCGGCCTGGTGATCGGCGCCAATATCGGCAGTGGCGTGCTGGCGCTGCTCAGCGCCGGCATGCAGACCGCCGCCGGTCGCCGGGTGGCGCTGGGCAGCTTGCTGTACAAGCTGATCGGCTTGCTGCTGATCATTCCCGTGCTGCATCCCCTGGCGCAATGGATGGACGGTCTGAAGCTCAGTCCGCAAGGTCTGGTGATCAGCTTTCACCTGCTCTACAACAGCCTGCGCTGCGTGCTGATGCTGCCCACAGTGCGGGCCATGGCGCGTTTTTGCACCTGGCTGCTGCCGGAACGCGCGCCGCTCAACGACATGTCCAAAGCGCGCTACCTCGACCCCACCGCCCTGCAGCTGCCGGGTCTGGCGTTGGCCAACGCGGTGCGCGAAACCCTGCGGATCGGCGACCTGATCGACGCCATGCTGAGCAACTTCCTCGAGGTGCTGCGCGGTGGCCAGCCGGCGCTAAGCCGCGAGCTACGGCGCCTCGACGATGAGGTCGACGCGCTGTATAGCGCGGTGAAACTGTACCTGGCGCGTATCGACCAAGAGAGCCTGAGCGAGCGGGAGAAGCGCCGCTGGGCGGAAATCATCGAGTTGGCGGTCAACCTGGAACAGGCCGGCGACCTGATCGAGCGCATGCTGTGCAAGGTGCAAGACCAGAAGACCGCGCAGCGGCGCGATTTTTCCGCGCACGGCCTGGAGGAGCTGGCGACCCTGCACGTGCAGCTGATCGCCAACCTGCATCTGGGCCTGGCGGTGTTCGTCTATGGCGATCACGAAAGCGCGCGCCAGCTGCTGCGCGAAAAGCGCCGCTTCCGTGCCCAGGAACGGCGCTTGGCGCACGCGCACGTCAGCCGCCTGCATCATCAGAATCTGCAGAGCATCGAAACCAGCTCATTGCACCTGGAATTGATCGCCGAGATGAAGCGCCTCAATTCGCTGTTCTGCAGCAGTGCCTATGCGGTGCTGGAAGGCCACGACACCGGCGCGCTAGCCAGCGGAGCACGCGACGAAGCCAGCGAGGGCGTGCCATCGTCAAGCTAG
- a CDS encoding PAAR domain-containing protein → MSGQPAARLSDAVSCPKCKPNTIASGSADVLFDGLPSARQGDRCACGAALSGKLISNVLINGRAAAVQGSTGEHGNVVIGGSGTVIIGTQFSPASFTAPSPLLFTGATSASTSPQALQSPQARIWQEQPGDSAPSPVEEEEEEEELEESVEQLITLRVGVFFDGTGNNLANSAATEQCRRDDLQLLDERTLQETARHCAAFGYRDNGVDGLLPPDNSYANSASNVALLHGLYKDQASEQLSADTKTAHVKIYLEGIGTSSGGSDSIIGSGTGNGETGIVARVRQSPAKIREQLIRLVSRNAALKISHVEFDIFGFSRGAAAARHFANELLKPHGGLLAETLNADTPGFAPTFDWQSAATINFIGLFDTVAAVVDFSRNDWSPADESNPGINLYLPAGCARKVVHLTAKDEKRWNFSLSCVTPTPGHTELTVPGVHSDIGGGYPPNMIEKLLLTKPLSVLVTPGRPLQSTSAWQGLEREQLVLERAGLPGKGTLRPVYWRANQPAGHPFQRDIHQRFTLSLSIERQVRGELALVYLRLMRELAVGHGVPFDSIDETDNRTAIPKDLQAIAEKLMGIAAGRSGELSPTEQCYLRERYIHLSAHWTPTYGLLINKPAPNIRLTYNNKPQEGYPE, encoded by the coding sequence ATGTCCGGTCAACCCGCAGCGCGCCTGAGCGATGCCGTCAGCTGTCCGAAATGCAAACCCAACACCATCGCCAGCGGCTCTGCCGATGTGCTGTTCGATGGCCTGCCCAGCGCCCGCCAAGGTGACCGCTGTGCCTGCGGCGCGGCGCTGAGCGGCAAGCTGATCAGCAATGTGCTGATCAACGGCCGTGCGGCTGCCGTGCAAGGCAGCACCGGCGAGCACGGCAATGTGGTGATCGGCGGCTCCGGCACGGTGATCATCGGCACCCAGTTCAGCCCCGCCTCGTTCACTGCGCCTAGCCCGTTGTTGTTTACCGGCGCCACGTCGGCATCGACCTCGCCGCAGGCGCTGCAATCCCCGCAGGCGCGCATCTGGCAGGAACAGCCTGGCGACTCCGCGCCCTCGCCTGTGGAGGAAGAAGAGGAGGAGGAAGAGCTGGAGGAATCGGTCGAGCAGCTCATCACCCTGCGCGTCGGCGTGTTCTTCGACGGCACTGGCAACAACCTCGCCAACTCCGCGGCCACCGAACAATGCCGGCGCGACGACCTGCAGCTGCTGGATGAGCGCACTTTGCAGGAGACCGCCCGCCACTGCGCGGCCTTTGGCTATCGCGACAACGGCGTCGATGGACTACTGCCGCCGGACAATAGCTACGCCAATAGCGCCAGCAACGTGGCGCTTCTGCATGGGCTGTATAAGGACCAGGCTTCTGAGCAGTTGTCCGCCGATACTAAAACCGCGCATGTGAAGATTTATCTGGAAGGTATTGGCACCAGTAGCGGTGGGTCAGATTCCATTATTGGTTCAGGTACTGGGAATGGTGAGACGGGGATAGTGGCGCGGGTCAGGCAGAGTCCGGCCAAAATTCGGGAGCAGTTGATACGGCTCGTCAGTAGGAACGCCGCTTTAAAAATTTCCCATGTCGAGTTTGATATTTTCGGCTTCAGCCGCGGCGCGGCAGCGGCCCGGCATTTCGCCAACGAGTTGCTCAAGCCGCACGGTGGACTGTTGGCCGAAACTCTCAATGCTGACACTCCCGGATTTGCTCCCACATTCGACTGGCAATCAGCAGCGACCATCAACTTTATCGGCCTCTTCGATACGGTGGCTGCGGTTGTCGATTTCAGCCGCAACGATTGGAGCCCAGCCGACGAATCTAATCCCGGCATCAACCTGTATCTGCCAGCCGGTTGCGCGCGCAAGGTGGTCCACCTAACCGCGAAGGACGAGAAGCGCTGGAATTTTTCCCTTAGCTGTGTGACACCGACGCCCGGGCATACGGAGCTGACGGTACCCGGCGTGCATTCGGACATCGGTGGCGGCTACCCGCCGAACATGATTGAGAAGCTGCTGCTCACCAAGCCGCTTAGCGTTTTGGTCACGCCGGGCCGACCTCTGCAGTCCACCAGTGCCTGGCAAGGGCTCGAGCGTGAGCAGCTGGTTCTGGAACGAGCCGGTCTACCCGGTAAAGGCACCTTGCGCCCGGTGTATTGGCGGGCTAATCAGCCAGCAGGTCATCCCTTCCAGCGGGACATCCATCAACGCTTCACCCTTTCCTTGAGCATCGAGCGACAAGTGCGAGGTGAATTGGCACTGGTCTATCTGCGTCTCATGCGGGAATTGGCCGTGGGTCATGGGGTGCCGTTTGACAGCATCGATGAAACGGACAACCGCACAGCCATTCCGAAAGACCTGCAAGCCATCGCCGAAAAGCTCATGGGTATTGCAGCAGGGCGCAGCGGAGAATTGAGCCCCACGGAACAATGCTATTTGCGGGAGCGCTATATCCATCTGTCCGCGCATTGGACACCTACTTACGGCCTGTTAATCAATAAGCCTGCACCCAACATTCGACTGACCTATAACAACAAACCGCAAGAGGGCTATCCGGAATGA
- a CDS encoding DUF2931 family protein, with protein sequence MKRPLLVSLTLLLAACATGQERPKLPYDAWEVGVFAPSYMEAWIESVDVIDQRGLVFEHVHGGVASITNPANSKGNPAGWPKNPGGSTKSVGGVDLPEIIFVRWQSLAEPQTYNVRINISKEMRNAMVSRGPVACPWKGDWGKEVTTGYRKFISIGLAPGGIAKVWLQGSCMESIEVGRFEAAISKVGPYDGTSGGKHRPLSKEAKGYIDKYGIPYGSW encoded by the coding sequence ATGAAGCGACCATTGCTGGTTTCTTTGACCCTATTATTGGCCGCGTGTGCCACAGGCCAGGAGCGCCCAAAGCTCCCCTATGATGCCTGGGAGGTGGGTGTGTTTGCTCCCAGCTACATGGAGGCCTGGATTGAAAGCGTGGATGTGATCGATCAGCGCGGCCTGGTGTTCGAGCACGTGCATGGCGGTGTGGCCTCCATTACCAACCCCGCGAACAGCAAGGGCAATCCGGCCGGTTGGCCGAAAAATCCGGGCGGCAGTACTAAATCGGTAGGCGGTGTCGATCTGCCGGAAATTATCTTCGTGCGTTGGCAGTCGTTGGCGGAACCGCAGACCTATAACGTGCGCATCAATATCTCCAAGGAAATGCGCAATGCCATGGTGAGTAGAGGACCGGTGGCTTGTCCTTGGAAAGGTGATTGGGGGAAAGAGGTAACCACTGGTTACCGTAAATTCATCAGCATTGGTTTGGCGCCTGGGGGTATTGCCAAGGTGTGGTTGCAAGGAAGCTGTATGGAGTCCATTGAAGTCGGCCGCTTCGAAGCCGCGATCAGCAAAGTAGGCCCCTACGACGGAACTTCAGGCGGCAAGCATCGCCCTCTATCCAAGGAGGCAAAGGGCTACATCGACAAGTACGGAATCCCCTACGGCAGTTGGTAA
- the recC gene encoding exodeoxyribonuclease V subunit gamma, with product MLNLYHAPDLETLGALATALLAQPQRDPLAPARVVVPSQGIGRWLSLELAREQGIAMHLDVQLPAKFVWELTRQVLGQLPEQSAFSPQTLAWRLYDWLCEPANLDRAPRLAQYLEGGDERRRLSLAARIADVFDQYLLYRDDWLAAWERNELLELGRDEAWQALLWRELTAEGHPHRARLLDDLLQRLHDPAPLAGLPERLLVFGISSLPPHHLRVLDGLARHTEVVIFALNPCREAWGEIRDVRELAKGAFGGRAESVASAEQARQNQERERSVRVVHEHPEPGFNAASSSAAASPPLAPDDWYLDVGHPLLASLGKQGRDFFDSLFALTAEEGGQDTGLYSEDADLHDDSLLHALQHDILRLRTRLPEERVQLRDDDRSLELHIAHSPLREVEILHDQLLARFAADPSLSPDQVVVLTPDIERYAPYIEAVFASRQGTPRDGVPRAVAPRIPFSLADRSLRKEVPLLEAFLELLGLPESRFAAEEVLTWLEQPAIARRAGIEAEDLPLLRDWLHEAGVRWSLDAAHRGRLGLPEDAAFSWRQGLDRLLLGFAAPPQLAGDGLPLLGGNWPLDAVEGGRGQLLGRLAAFIERLASWAEQLQRPRPLAEWADSLQLLIDGLFDEREAGDSLLLLSQACAALRDQAEASGIQRPLELALLRQQLTGQLEQGGSASGFLTGAVTFCTMVPMRSLPFRWVCLLGLDDGALPRRAPAAGFDLIAQRPRRGDRARRLDDRYLLLETLLSARDGLYLSYVGRDPRDNAHLPPSVLISEVLEAVDLTAVGRSGLIRDPGSAEASRMNSLLPEEQKASAQITIAHPLQPFAAGNFQPSGAHQGFAAPWFRAAQRLAEAPLRQAPAFIERLPEPAADGPGGAPLIIEPAQLLLCFRQPARFLLEQRLGLRLADADEAIAADEPFALEGSARRGLRLLALDSIERGWSEHAERQVARAAGWLPSGELGHALWGQLRGPVRAFAPKLFELRPAEAPQPLLVDIQLAGVRVYGWLDGVTSEGLFDWRLYAPGAWDLPGFWLRHLLLNCAVTAGAAPLGIARHSRLISPTGDWQLGPLDNPTALLEAWLVGYREALCAPLPFLTRSSYAFAKSLCTPSARSKKEPIDAARGAAQAAWLGADFSPIPGESLDPWYALAFRDRDPLDARFETLAEQLLGPALRALASDEDDA from the coding sequence ATGCTCAACCTCTACCACGCCCCCGATCTGGAAACCCTCGGCGCCCTGGCGACCGCCCTGCTCGCCCAACCGCAGCGCGACCCGCTGGCGCCGGCGCGGGTGGTGGTGCCGAGTCAGGGGATCGGTCGCTGGCTGAGCCTCGAGCTGGCGCGCGAGCAAGGCATTGCCATGCATCTGGACGTGCAGCTGCCGGCCAAGTTCGTCTGGGAACTGACCCGTCAGGTGCTCGGTCAGTTGCCCGAGCAATCGGCCTTTTCCCCGCAGACCCTCGCCTGGCGCCTGTATGACTGGTTGTGCGAACCGGCCAACCTCGACCGCGCGCCGCGTCTGGCCCAGTACCTGGAAGGCGGCGACGAACGCCGGCGGCTGTCCCTGGCGGCGCGGATAGCCGATGTGTTCGACCAATATCTGTTGTACCGCGACGACTGGCTGGCTGCCTGGGAACGCAACGAACTGCTCGAGCTGGGTCGCGACGAAGCCTGGCAGGCGCTGCTGTGGCGCGAGCTGACTGCCGAGGGCCATCCGCATCGCGCGCGCCTGCTCGACGATCTGCTCCAGCGCCTGCATGACCCGGCGCCGCTCGCCGGCCTGCCCGAGCGCCTGCTGGTGTTCGGCATCAGCAGCCTGCCGCCGCACCACTTGCGCGTGCTGGACGGCCTGGCGCGGCATACCGAGGTGGTGATCTTCGCCCTCAATCCGTGCCGCGAGGCGTGGGGCGAAATCCGCGACGTTCGCGAGTTGGCCAAGGGGGCGTTTGGCGGGCGAGCGGAAAGCGTCGCGAGCGCAGAGCAGGCAAGGCAAAACCAGGAGAGGGAGCGGAGTGTACGAGTAGTACATGAGCATCCCGAGCCTGGTTTTAACGCAGCCTCCTCAAGCGCAGCAGCTTCTCCGCCGCTCGCCCCCGACGACTGGTACCTCGACGTCGGCCACCCGTTACTGGCCAGTCTCGGCAAGCAGGGCCGCGACTTCTTCGACAGCCTGTTCGCCCTCACCGCCGAAGAAGGCGGGCAGGACACCGGGTTGTATTCCGAAGACGCCGACCTGCACGACGACAGCCTGCTGCACGCCCTGCAACACGACATTCTGCGCCTGCGCACCCGGCTGCCGGAGGAACGCGTGCAGCTGCGCGACGACGACCGCTCGCTGGAACTGCACATCGCCCATTCGCCGTTGCGCGAAGTGGAGATCCTCCACGATCAGCTGCTCGCCCGCTTCGCCGCCGACCCCAGCCTGAGCCCCGATCAGGTGGTGGTCCTGACCCCCGACATCGAGCGCTACGCGCCCTATATCGAAGCGGTGTTCGCGTCCCGCCAGGGCACCCCGCGCGATGGCGTGCCGCGGGCCGTGGCGCCGCGCATTCCGTTCAGCCTGGCCGACCGCAGCCTGCGCAAGGAAGTGCCGCTGCTGGAGGCCTTCCTCGAACTGCTAGGCCTGCCAGAAAGCCGCTTCGCCGCCGAAGAGGTGCTCACCTGGCTGGAGCAACCGGCCATCGCCCGCCGTGCCGGCATCGAAGCCGAAGACCTACCGCTGCTGCGCGACTGGCTGCACGAAGCCGGCGTGCGCTGGAGCCTGGATGCTGCGCATCGCGGCCGCCTGGGTCTGCCGGAAGATGCCGCGTTCAGCTGGCGCCAGGGTCTCGACCGCTTGCTGCTGGGTTTCGCCGCGCCGCCGCAACTGGCCGGTGACGGCCTGCCGCTGCTCGGCGGCAATTGGCCACTGGATGCGGTGGAAGGCGGCCGTGGCCAGCTGCTCGGGCGTCTCGCCGCGTTCATCGAGCGCCTCGCCAGCTGGGCTGAACAGTTGCAACGGCCGCGACCGCTGGCCGAGTGGGCCGACAGCCTGCAACTGCTGATCGACGGCCTGTTCGACGAGCGCGAGGCCGGCGACAGCCTGTTGCTGCTCAGCCAGGCCTGCGCCGCGCTGCGTGACCAGGCCGAGGCGTCCGGCATTCAGCGTCCGCTGGAACTCGCCCTGTTGCGCCAACAACTCACCGGCCAGCTGGAACAGGGCGGCAGCGCCTCGGGATTCCTGACCGGCGCGGTGACCTTCTGCACCATGGTGCCGATGCGCAGCCTGCCGTTTCGCTGGGTCTGCCTGCTCGGCCTGGATGACGGCGCGCTGCCGCGCCGCGCGCCGGCCGCCGGCTTTGACCTGATCGCCCAGCGCCCGCGACGCGGCGACCGCGCGCGGCGCCTCGACGACCGCTACCTGCTGCTGGAAACCCTGCTCTCGGCGCGCGACGGCCTGTACCTCAGCTATGTCGGCCGCGACCCGCGCGACAACGCCCACCTGCCGCCCTCGGTGCTGATCAGCGAAGTGCTCGAAGCCGTCGACCTCACCGCCGTGGGTAGGAGCGGATTGATCCGCGATCCAGGCAGCGCAGAAGCATCGCGAATGAATTCGCTCCTACCAGAAGAGCAGAAAGCCAGCGCGCAGATCACCATCGCCCATCCGCTGCAGCCGTTCGCCGCTGGCAACTTCCAACCCAGCGGCGCGCATCAGGGTTTCGCCGCGCCATGGTTCCGCGCCGCCCAGCGCCTGGCCGAAGCGCCGCTGCGGCAAGCCCCGGCGTTTATCGAACGGCTGCCGGAGCCGGCCGCCGACGGGCCGGGCGGCGCTCCGCTGATCATCGAGCCGGCGCAACTGTTGCTGTGCTTCCGCCAGCCGGCGCGCTTCCTGCTCGAACAGCGCTTGGGGTTGCGCCTGGCCGATGCCGACGAAGCCATCGCCGCCGATGAACCCTTCGCCCTCGAAGGCTCGGCGCGCCGCGGCCTGCGTCTGCTCGCCCTGGATTCCATCGAGCGCGGCTGGAGCGAGCACGCCGAGCGCCAGGTAGCCCGCGCCGCCGGCTGGCTGCCGTCCGGTGAACTCGGCCACGCGCTCTGGGGCCAGCTGCGCGGCCCGGTGCGCGCGTTCGCGCCCAAGCTGTTCGAGTTGCGCCCGGCCGAGGCGCCACAGCCGTTGCTGGTGGATATTCAGCTGGCCGGCGTACGCGTGTACGGCTGGCTCGATGGGGTGACCAGCGAGGGCCTGTTCGACTGGCGCCTGTATGCGCCCGGCGCCTGGGACTTGCCTGGCTTCTGGCTGCGCCACCTGCTGCTCAACTGCGCCGTGACCGCGGGTGCCGCGCCGCTCGGCATCGCCCGCCACAGCCGGCTGATTTCGCCGACTGGCGACTGGCAACTCGGCCCGCTGGACAACCCGACCGCGCTGCTCGAAGCCTGGCTGGTCGGCTACCGCGAGGCGCTCTGCGCGCCGCTGCCGTTCCTCACCCGCAGCAGCTATGCCTTCGCCAAATCGCTGTGCACGCCAAGCGCGCGCAGCAAGAAGGAGCCGATCGACGCCGCCCGCGGCGCCGCGCAAGCCGCCTGGCTCGGCGCTGACTTCAGCCCGATCCCCGGCGAGAGCCTCGATCCCTGGTACGCCCTGGCCTTCCGCGACCGCGACCCGCTGGACGCGCGCTTCGAAACACTCGCCGAACAACTGCTCGGCCCGGCGCTGCGTGCCCTGGCCAGCGACGAGGACGACGCATGA